In Zingiber officinale cultivar Zhangliang chromosome 1A, Zo_v1.1, whole genome shotgun sequence, a genomic segment contains:
- the LOC122039024 gene encoding protein FAR-RED IMPAIRED RESPONSE 1-like, with product MSTSQRSESMNTFFDDYVHSETTLKRIVEQYDNALKSKIEKEDNSDFTSFNSIIPIICGNPIEKKFQSVYINKIFKLFQNELQGLMFCNTSFVKEEGLTLFFEVMETVYGKDGTTPKEISFWTFDVCSGKKKSHYSSRTLYFGMMAQRH from the exons ATGTCGACAAGTCAAAGAAGTGAAAGTATGAATACTTTTTTTGATGATTATGTTCATTCAGAAACAACTTTGAAGCGGATTGTTGAGCAATATGACAATGCTTTGAAAAGCAAGATTGAAAAGGAAGATAATTCTGATTTTACATCTTTTAATTCAATAATTCCGATCATCTGTGGCAATCCAATTGAAAAGAAGTTTCAAAGTGTTTACATTAACAAGATATTTAAGTTGTTTCAAAATGAACTACAAGGTTTGatgttttgtaatacttcattTGTGAAGGAAGAAGGATTAACATTGTTTTTTGAGGTGATGGAAACTGTATATGGAAAAGATGGAACAACTCCAAAAGAGATTTCCTTTTGG ACATTTGATGTCTGTTCTGGTAAAAAGAAAAGTCACTACAGTTCCAGAACATTATATTTTGGAATGATGGCGCAAAGACATTAA
- the LOC122014173 gene encoding protein BZR1 homolog 1-like produces MTSGGGRLPTWKERENNKRRERRRRAIAAKIFTGLRALGNYKLPKHCDNNEVLKALCREAGWIVEDDGTTYRKGCRPPAPPTEAASGGPSANISPCSSHLLSPLSSSFPSPVPSYHASPSSSSFPSPSRLESSKNQSVNPACLLPFLRNLSGLPPLRISNSAPVTPPLSSPTASRPPKTRRLEWDSHAFPHSLFAASAPASPTRGRHHWQPATIPECDESDVSTVGSGRWINFQMTAPASPTYNLVNSGATSAKNAEYSPGGEVLERARAGTEFEFENGTVKPWEGERIHDVGVEDLELTLGVGTVASK; encoded by the exons ATGACGTCCGGCGGAGGGCGGCTGCCCACCTGGAAGGAAAGGGAGAACAACAAGCGCCGGGAACGGAGGCGGAGGGCGATCGCCGCCAAGATCTTCACCGGCCTGCGGGCGCTCGGCAACTACAAGCTCCCCAAACACTGCGACAACAACGAGGTCCTCAAGGCCCTCTGCCGCGAGGCCGGCTGGATCGTCGAAGACGACGGCACAACATACCGCAAG GGATGCAGGCCACCTGCACCACCAACCGAGGCTGCTTCCGGCGGGCCGTCGGCGAACATAAGCCCATGCTCCTCGCACCTTCTGAGTCCTCTATCGTCTTCGTTCCCGAGTCCTGTCCCTTCTTACCATGCCAGTCCTTCGTCGTCCTCCTTCCCGAGTCCCAGCCGCCTCGAAAGCTCTAAAAACCAGAGTGTCAATCCTGCTTGCCTTCTCCCTTTCCTCCGCAATTTATCCGGCCTTCCACCGCTCCGCATCTCAAACAGCGCGCCGGTCACTCCGCCTCTGTCCTCCCCGACTGCATCCCGCCCACCGAAAACTCGGAGACTCGAATGGGACAGCCATGCATTCCCACATTCTCTGTTCGCTGCCTCTGCCCCTGCTAGCCCTACGCGCGGCCGCCATCACTGGCAGCCTGCGACCATACCTGAATGTGATGAATCCGATGTCTCGACTGTCGGATCTGGTCGCTGGATCAACTTTCAGATGACGGCCCCAGCTTCCCCGACCTACAATCTCGTCAACTCGGGCGCCACTTCCGCGAAGAACGCAGAGTATTCGCCAGGAGGAGAGGTGTTAGAGAGAGCGAGAGCTGGGACGGAGTTCGAGTTCGAGAATGGTACGGTTAAGCCTTGGGAGGGGGAGAGAATTCATGACGTCGGAGTGGAAGACCTCGAGCTCACTCTGGGAGTGGGGACTGTGGCATCAAAGTGA
- the LOC122039025 gene encoding uncharacterized protein LOC122039025: MKGCIRQIEHLNPSGASEQDILTRAKMLFAEDPKYTKGFKFDHVWNILKDIEKFGTDTMNTASMKSRQQNANVGSSEQQFSEEAFHTPSSPCVSAFDLNITDSDSGGSSIKRPPGVKKAKMKKKE, encoded by the exons ATGAAAGGTTGCATTCGACAAATCGAACATCTGAATCCTAGTGGAGCATCGGAACAAGATATT TTAACTCGTGCCAAAATGTTATTTGCAGAAGACCCAAAATACACAAAGGGtttcaaatttgatcatgtctggaATATTCTCAAAGATATTGAAAAATTTGGCACTGACACTATGAATACTGCATCCATGAAATCGCGACAACAAAATGCTAATGTTGGTTCATCTGAACAACAATTCTCTGAGGAAGCATTTCATACACCTTCATCTCCTTGTGTGTCTGCTTTTGATCTTAATATCACTGATTCAGATAGCGGTGGTAGTTCTATTAAACGACCTCCAGGGGTGAAAAAagcaaaaatgaaaaaaaaagaatga
- the LOC122039026 gene encoding uncharacterized protein LOC122039026 — protein MNNNIEGSSNLSSSSSDDDNYAESFSARQQLIAQVISTNNQIVLNYLNEGSNKSRHRGSIPGHKMINRNREAADCNLFNDYFAENALYNDAMFRRRFRMGRNLFMRICDVVTNHNNYFIQRRDGLGRLGLSSLQKITAAFRILAYGVPTDATDEYIKIGESTAIESVKRFCRVVVEVFGGQYLRSPNAHDVARLLHIGELRGFPGITIPAHYVIQGKEYNMSYYLADGIYPKWSTLVQTIHAPQGRKNKLFAMKQEACRKDVERAFSVLQSRFAIVAGPSRFWQKNILHDILTSCIIMHNMIIEDERDLNAPIVEHFEVPTPDVEPARDDGTRFEEFLARYRQIKDKEAHIALRNALIEHLWEQYSNSES, from the exons ATGAATAACAATATTGAAGGTTCATCAAATTTATCATCTTCAAGCTCTGATGATGATAACTATGCAGAAAGTTTTAGTGCAAGGCAACAACTGATCGCTCAGGTGATTTCTACCAATAATCAAATTGTCTTAAATTATCTCAATGAAGGAAGCAACAAAAGCAGGCATCGAGGCTCAATTCCTGGTCATAAGATGATCAATCGTAATCGTGAAGCTGCTGATTGTAATCTATTCAATGATTATTTCGCCGAAAATGCATTGTATAATGATGCAATGTTTCGAAGAAGATTCAGAATGGGACGGAATTTATTTATGCGTATCTGTGATGTTGTTACTAATCATAACAACTATTTTATACAGAGAAGAGATGGGCTTGGAAgacttggtttgtcaagtttgCAAAAAATAACAGCTGCATTTCGGATATTAGCATACGGTGTACCAACAGATGCTACTGATGAGTACATTAAAATAGGGGAATCAACTGCTATTGAAAGTGTGAAACGATTTTGTCGTGTCGTTGTTGAAGTTTTTGGAGGGCAGTACCTACGATCTCCAAATGCTCACGATGTTGCTAGGCTACTTCATATTGGTGAGCTACGAGGTTTTCCAG GTATTACAATTCCTGCTCATTATGTCATTCAAGGAAAAGAGTACAATATGAGTTATTATTTAGCTGATGGTATATATCCAAAATGGTCAACACTTGTTCAAACGATTCATGCTCCACAAGGTCGAAAGAATAAATTATTTGCAATGAAGCAAGAAGCGTGTAGAAAGGATGTTGAGCGAGCATTTAGCGTGCTCCAATCACGCTTTGCAATTGTTGCAGGACCTTCACGTTTTTGgcagaaaaatattttacatgatATACTGACATCATGTATTATTATGCATAATATGATAATTGAAGATGAACGTGATTTAAATGCACCAATCGTGGAACACTTTGAGGTGCCGACTCCGGATGTTGAGCCCGCAAGAGATGATGGTACTCGATTTGAAGAGTTTCTAGCTCGATACAGACAAATCAAAGACAAAGAAGCTCATATTGCCCTTCGAAATGCATTAATTGAGCATTTATGGGAACAATATAGTAATTCTGAAAGTTAA
- the LOC121998301 gene encoding thymidine kinase-like, which produces MPMTMRSLLHLHFSAPLPPCHRLLPKPLLIVPPTFFSKSPTGLPAFSSSSIFSFRSHCKVPIVHVDSPAQPRVAFGEIHVITGPMFAGKTTALLRRVLAEKNTGRNVAVIKSDKDTRYGLDSIVTHDGAKMPCIALPELSLFRERLGAEAYNKLDVIGIDEAQFFVDLYDFCCNAADRDQKTVIVAGLDGDYLRRRFGSVLDIIPLADSVTKLTARCELCGQRALFTQRKTSEKQTELIGGSDIYMPVCRQHYVDGQVVKEATRTILDIERIAV; this is translated from the exons ATGCCCATGACGATGAGGTCTCTCCTCCATCTCCACTTCTCTGCTCCTCTTCCTCCATGCCACCGCCTCCTTCCCAAGCCCTTACTCATAGTTCCTCCTACCTTCTTTTCCAAATCACCGACCGGCCTCCCCGCCTTCTCTTCCTCATCCATCTTCTCCTTCAGGAGTCACTGTAAAGTTCCCATCGTCCACGTGGATTCGCCTGCGCAGCCTCGCGTTGCTTTCGGTGAGATTCATGTGATCACCGGCCCGATGTTCGCCGGGAagaccaccgctcttctccgtcGAGTTCTAGCCGAGAAGAATACTGGAAG AAATGTGGCTGTAATTAAATCTGACAAAGATACGAGATATGGATTGGATTCAATAGTAACTCATGATGGTGCAAAAATGCCTTGTATTGCTCTTCCGGAGCTTTCACTGTTCCGAGAACGACTAGGAGCAGAAGCCTATAATAAG CTTGATGTGATAGGGATTGATGAAGCCCAATTCTTTGTGGATCTTTACGATTTTTGCTGCAATGCTGCTGATCGTGATCAGAAAACAGTTATTGTTGCCGGCTTGGATGGTGACTACCTTAG ACGGAGATTTGGTTCAGTGCTTGATATCATTCCGCTAGCTGATTCAGTCACAAAGCTTACAGCAAGGTGTGAGTTGTGCGGCCAGCGGGCACTCTTCACTCAAAGGAAAACAAGCGAAAAACAAACTGAACTTATCGGTGGCTCTGATATTTACATGCCTGTCTGTAGACAGCACTATGTAGACGGACAGGTTGTGAAAGAAGCCACAAGAACTATTCTGGACATTGAACGCATCGCAGTTTGA